AAGTTCTAAGGAAAGATTCTTAACAGCTGGGACTCCCCGATTTTCATTCACGACCAAGTTTTCGATCGACAAGACCACTTCTTTTGGTTCAGAAGGGCCTTTTTCAGTCTTAAAGGAAACAGAACGACCGACCATCATTTCGGCCAAGTCTTGGTTGGTTGCTCCACCAATCTCGACTGTCTCAATCGATTTACCACGACGGATAACCGTTACGCGGTCTGAAACAGCACGGATTTCATCCAACTTGTGCGTAATCAAGATGATTGATTTTCCTTCATTCGCCAAGTTTTTCATGATTGTCATCAATTCTTCGATTTCAGCTGGTGTCAACACTGCAGTTGGTTCATCGAAGATTAGGATGTCGGCTCCACGATAAAGCGTCTTTAAGATTTCCACACGTTGCTGCGCACCAACGGAAATATCCTCAACTTTAGCATTTGGATCTACTGCCAAGCCATATTTTTTAGACAATTCAAGGATATCTTGACCGGCTTTTTTAAGGTCCAAAATACCATGCTTCGTGGTTTCAGAACCAAGGATGATATTTTCAGCAACAGTGAAGGCTTCAACCAACATAAAGTGTTGGTGCACCATTCCAATCCCTAAAGAAGCTGCTTTTGAAGGTGAGTCTAGGTTAACAGTATTTCCATTTACCACGATGTCTCCGCTTGTTGGTTCCAACAAACCAGCCAGCATATTCATCAGGGTAGATTTTCCCGCACCATTTTCTCCAAGAAGTGCATGGATTTCACCTTTGCGCAACTGAAGATTAATCTTGTCATTTGCTACAAAGTCACCAAATTTTTTGGTAATCTCACGCATTTCGATGACATATTCATGTGTCATGTAGGTGTTTCCTTTCAAAAATTTTTTATTTCAATAAAATCTGTTAGACAACTAACAGATTTTATTGAGACAAAAATGTCTCACTTTAAAAGAAACGGCCCTTATAGGGAGGGCCGCCCAATCAAATATTATTTTTCAGGAACTTTAAGAGACCCATCAAGGATTTTAGCTTTGGCATCTTCGACAGCTTTTTTAGCATCTGCAGAAAGGTTGTCAGTTGTCAAATCAACTCCACCATCTTTCAAGCTATAAGTAATCACTTTACCGCCAGGGAATTTACCATCAGCAGTTTTCTTAGCCAAGTCTTTTACAGATTCTCCGACTTTCTTCAAGCTTGAAGCCAATACAAAGTTAGATTTTTTACCATCTTTAGAAGTGTATTCACCTTCAGCTTTTTGGTCACGGTCAACACCAAGAACCCAAACTTTTTCGTCTTCATTTTTCTTCTCGTTCAAGTCTTTAGCTTCAGAGAAGACACCTGCACCAGTACCACCAGCTACTTGGTAGATAACGTCTGCACCTGCAGCATATTGTGCAGCAGCAATTGTTTTACCTTTCGCAGAGTCACCGAATGAACCAGCGTAGTCTACTTGAACTTTGATAGATGGGTCAACAGATTTAACACCAGCTTCAAATCCAGCGCGGAAACGAGTGATAACTTCACTTTCCATACCACCTACAAAACCAACTTGTTTAGTTTTTGTAGTTTTCGCAGCAGCGATACCAGCAAGGTAACCAGCTTCGTTATCGGCATAAACAGCAGATGCTACGTTCTTTTGTCCTTCAATACGGTCATCGATGATGACATAGTTCACATCTTGGTTGTCTTTTGCAGCTTTTTTAACAGAGTCGCTCAAGGCAAAACCAACACCAAAGATCAATTTGTAGTCGTTAGAAACAGCTTCATCAAGGTTTGTCGCATATTGAGATTCATCTGTTGATTGGAAGTAGTCAAATCCGTTCCCTTTAGAAAGACCGTTTTCTTTCCCCCAAGCTTGCAAACCTTCCCAAGCAGATTGGTTGAATGATTTGTCATCCACACCACCAGTATCGGTAATAATAGCAGCTTTCAAATCAGTTTTTGATTCTGAGTTTGCGCTATCTTTTTTAGACGCACGAT
Above is a window of Streptococcus sp. LPB0220 DNA encoding:
- a CDS encoding ABC transporter ATP-binding protein; translation: MTHEYVIEMREITKKFGDFVANDKINLQLRKGEIHALLGENGAGKSTLMNMLAGLLEPTSGDIVVNGNTVNLDSPSKAASLGIGMVHQHFMLVEAFTVAENIILGSETTKHGILDLKKAGQDILELSKKYGLAVDPNAKVEDISVGAQQRVEILKTLYRGADILIFDEPTAVLTPAEIEELMTIMKNLANEGKSIILITHKLDEIRAVSDRVTVIRRGKSIETVEIGGATNQDLAEMMVGRSVSFKTEKGPSEPKEVVLSIENLVVNENRGVPAVKNLSLELRTGEIVGIAGIDGNGQSELIQAITGLRKVKSGSIKIKGKDVVGLRPRQITEMKVGHVPEDRHRDGLVLDMMISENIALQTYYKEPLSKNGILNYPNITSYAKKLMEEFDVRAASEVVPAKALSGGNQQKAIIAREIDRDPDLLIVSQPTRGLDVGAIEYIHKRLIQERDNGKAVLVVSFELDEILNVSDRIAVIHDGKIQGIVTPETTNKQELGILMAGGQVKEGASNE
- a CDS encoding BMP family lipoprotein, with protein sequence MNKKQWLGLGLVTVAAIGLAACGNRASKKDSANSESKTDLKAAIITDTGGVDDKSFNQSAWEGLQAWGKENGLSKGNGFDYFQSTDESQYATNLDEAVSNDYKLIFGVGFALSDSVKKAAKDNQDVNYVIIDDRIEGQKNVASAVYADNEAGYLAGIAAAKTTKTKQVGFVGGMESEVITRFRAGFEAGVKSVDPSIKVQVDYAGSFGDSAKGKTIAAAQYAAGADVIYQVAGGTGAGVFSEAKDLNEKKNEDEKVWVLGVDRDQKAEGEYTSKDGKKSNFVLASSLKKVGESVKDLAKKTADGKFPGGKVITYSLKDGGVDLTTDNLSADAKKAVEDAKAKILDGSLKVPEK